The Plasmodium brasilianum strain Bolivian I chromosome 11, whole genome shotgun sequence nucleotide sequence AAACAAATTGGGAAGGTCAAACAGGTCGGAAGCGTTAAACAAATTGGGAAGGTCAAACAGGTCGGACGCATCAAACAAGTCGGACTCGTCGAACAAATCGTACGCCATTTCCACCTTCAGTGACGTCGTTTCTGGTTCACATGGAAATACCATTCAGCctcttttaataaaaaaaaaaaatagggaaaaatatatacattctaCAATatcaaaagtaaaaaaaacaaatgaaaggaatataaatacaaaaaatggcTATCACATTTTAGTTAAGATTTCTACGTGGCTCAGCAAAAACTCAGCTTGCCAGCTTACCTGGATAGCACAGGTTTCTTCCTATTCATTTACTGTTCATTCCTTTCCCCCCGTTTTGTTTGTATGTACATTCGCtgtttgatttttttttttttttttcgcgcAAAATGAGTtgtattcatatgtatatatatatatatatatatatgagcgTACATGCGTGCGccaatttttgttttcctaTTAGAAACTCTTCAAGATGTGTTTGCCCGAATTACTGTGCATCGCTCTAACTCTGCAAGCGAACATGTTTATGAGCAAAAGCATCTTAACGGTAAAAAAGGGGAAGAAACGGAggaaacaaatatatatgtgtatatacatatatgtattatccGAAGCATAAgcacgtatatacatacatacaaacatgtacgcacatatatatatatatatatatatatgtatgtgctcATACACAAACCTAccttaatcattttttttttttttcttttgttagAACATAAAACGAATTGACAGAATTTTGAGGCTGTGTGCAGAGAGTCCTCAGCTCGTGTATTTTGCTACGGAGTCgttaaataattacaaaaataaacaaaattttaagttgtacagaaattattttaatataaacaaaaaatatagaaaaatatttctgaaaaaaaaaaaagacataaaCAATTCTAGAGATATTCTGTACAAATTGTGcgaatattttttgaagcCAAGCGAGAGCAACAAGCTAGCTAATTAAAAAGAGGCTATACACATACGTAGAGATATGGGTTTGTTAatgtataagtatgtataaatatatatatgtaggtaGGTACgtgttaataatatacatacggACGCGTACCTAATTCTAGTGCTGTTCTTTTTATGTAaagaatttatttcattgcactaatatatactttctttttttttttttttttttgtgtgtttattttaaattttaatttttaaatctattttttaaaattcataaaataatggCGTAAGCTctcaatatatttatatgacacttaaaaataaacataggTAATTAATTTGAAAACGTTTGTAGTAGCCCTAATTCGtatgatttttttaaagagaacaaaaaaataaaataaataaacaggTACATAcgttaataaataaataaacaagtGAGTGCacgaataaaacaaataatcgaaaaacataaatttgtaaataGACGAATTCCACCAAGGAGTGGGCATATTGAAACATCTCCTTGTGTAGTTATCAAAGTgttccatatatatttttttttttttttttttttttgtgaactTTCAATTTGCTCCTTCTATAGAAGACCCCGCTAAGGTCATCTGCCCTACAGTATCTTTATTCAAAATGGCATTCAACAGATAGCATTTGATTAAGCTTAAATCATTGTCTATATTGTTTAAGTTGCTATCTAAAATAATTGGTATCAACTTTTGTGAGAAGGAGTAGCACAAttgattatttaaaaaatcaacACTTCTgttcaatatataaaataaagttaatTCCTGTTCGTTATTCATTTCTTCACTATACAGAGGAATTATCTTGGAAAGGTACtccctttttttgttttcatctttttcattttttattttcttatatatgtCATCTTCACAATAACTATCTGTACTGTATTCACTATCTAAATTGTCTAGATCTTCATTGTGTTTGCCATTATTAGGATTATTATATTTGGCATAACTAGTACCACTGCTTATGGTAGTAGGCTTACCACTTAAAATGGGTGCGTcccttaaaatattttttctcagAACTATCTTCCTAACACCATTATTTACCTCTCtatttatgtttacatatgGAGTTAtcaaaaagttaaaataatgTTCAAGAAGAAAGAAAGCATTTGAAAAGCATTGTATACTTgaattctttaaaataaaatacataaaagactcacaatattttaaaccaccatgatgaaaaatattgtaaagtATTATTTGAAATAGCGTACTATTTACACTACCAccgttttttaaattatcaaataattcattatttacttttattaactttctttttgaaaaatatacattcaaATCTGTGTAAAATTTACTCATATCTTCTTTGCAAAGGTATAACTTAATATCCGCATCATACAGCATATCGTCATTTCTTGTATTTGCATCTGAATGTGCATCGCACATGTCGTCCTTATCAGCACGAACACCACTGCTTCCACCATTGCTTCCACCACTGCTGCTAGTACCACTTCCAACATTACCACTACGTTGAACAGCTTTTCCTTCATGGGCGTGTCCTCCCTTGCTACAAGATCTAACTCCTTGCCCTTTTTTTACCCcctcatttaaaaaaacttttttaatgtcaaatataaaatgttgcttcctttctattttgttaataattttttcgcATTGCTTATCGGACAatcttttatgtttataaaaatcaaaatCTGCACAAGTGAAGTAATTACAAAAGTCGACCTTTTcgtttttattcttatttttgtttttgcttTTGTTTTCAATTTCGTACTTATTTGCACTTCCATTttcgttttcatttttccttttcgtTTTCGTTAATTTGTGTTCACCCCCTACATAATCCGCATCATgcaagaaaataatttttgcgCGCCCCTTATCATAATgccattctttttttctactactcatttttacatattttgttttttcaattGAATATGGATTTTCATTAAGTAAAAAATCTTCATACATAAACATTCCACcattcattaatttattatacttatcTGGTATCTTGTTAATAATGACAAGTTCATCTTCATacaccattttttttatcttcgCGTATTTCTCTTGCCATTCTTTAGTTGGATCGACTCTGCTACATGATGTAGTATCcccaattttttcttctttatcttTTCCATTTCTATGTtcataatgtattttattcatCTCATTCGTCAAACCTGAATTGTCATGTGTGTCTTTTGTCTTAACTAATAAATTTTGGCTTTTATGGATCCCTTTTGTGAAAACCGGTATAGTTGAAATTTTTGCACCGTTATCGTAATTATTACCATTGTCATGCATGTAATTTTCCGCAcaactttttttatcattttcctGCTTAACATGCTTCTCCTCATCGACGTCCCTATCAGAGGATAGATTCTCCTCCCCCTTGGCTTTGTTCTTACTCTTAAAAATGGTAAAGATGCTTTGTTTTTTCGCTTGAGTGgattcaatttttttcacGGACGCTACTTTGCACAAAGGATACTCTTTAACCTCAAATACATTTAACACGTTTGTAGTGATCGGTTGATGCAGTTCAACAATGTCATGACTTAAGTTAGGTAATAGACTTACCTCTTTCATTTCACATTCATTCGTatccttttcattattattaaaagtaaaGTCCGAAATGTCTTCTAACTTAAATTGATCTAAATACTCTACAACTATTTTTTGATTATcttgtaaaagaaaaaaaacatttggatcttttaaaaatggaacattgcctattttactttttctatatattttatctacgtattttgtatacataaataatgataaaaagaagGTATCTGATTGTCTTGTATTGATTTTATACCCCTCTTTAatgcataaaatttttaaatcatttgaatttttattatttccgAAATGTTCattatgtgtataaataatgGCCTCACAAGATTCTGATGAAAGAGAGACCAATATTTTCCATtcacttatatacatacatttaataaaattattcttatcaaatttttcaaaaaaaaaatcatttatagaataattaatTCTTCTCATTTCATTATCTTCTATATGTATGTCATAGGTAATACTTGTTATATCGTTCGAATCTTTGTATAAAACGActataaacaattttttttttttttttttttttttcttatcagCTTCTAAAATCTTGGCACAAATTATACTACAACTATCGTATGTTATATCAATTTCCTTGTTCAGTGGTCCCAAATCGTAAGAAcaacttttattttcatctttcAAAATAAACGTTTCTTTATCCGAATGGGTGAATAGGAATACCCCGTTCTTCTCATCCATGTTATTTATTGGTCCATCCAATTCCTGACATTCGTACAACATCTTATcgttcaaaaaatatattttttcttctgcgCTTTGAACCAAGAAGAGAAACTTATCTAAGGGCAAACGGGGAAAAATAACGAAACATCACGGAAATGAGGaaagtcaaaaaaaaaaaaaaaattaagaaaaatgttaaatacacaaaaaatgcaaaaaatcaACCAAAAGAACGTATATGTAACGCACATCCAATCATTTCATGTGTTTTGGTTACGCGTCTGAATCTGTTTTCTCTCTTCGCGCATAGTTCATATGCTtcatgtaattttattttaattcagATGGGTCccttttcccctttttatGGGAAGAACATGaacaaatacatacacatatatacgaatatacatacatatatatacccacatatatatgcacacaggCTTAGACGTATTCATGTCCATTTTGTCCTACCTATATGCTTCAACCTCTTAATGAGCAGGTCTGTTTTACAGTATAACTTCACTTCATCGGTGGTGTAATCAAACACATAAATGTTTTGCTTATCCGTGTATATAAAGGATAAATAatcttctttattattttctattaataaaacattttcctCAAATGGTAAggatttaatatttatcttttcatTCTCATTAtcaattttgtataaaaaatcagaaagggaaaatatatgtaagtttttattaaaataatataaacccTTTTTCTTTACATTACTAATAGCAAAAATGGCattacatattttcttttctatattgtggatttcccttttttgttttttctcttcCTCTAGCATACAAAAGCAAGCCCCATGctgaaatttaaaatattccgTTTCTTCAATAAACTCAATTTCGTTAATTTCTACCATCCTGCTCTATCTTTTCATTTGATTAGTAGGTTTAGCTGTCACTCCTCATATTAAGAAGCCGCATATTATTTAAtcgcataatatatatatatatatatgcatatagttatacatacgtacatacatataactGTGTAAAGGTAAttaccattttttaattaaaaaaaaaaaaaaaaaaaagcatagaTTCGCGGATTAAGCTTTATCTCCTACTTTCACCAAAAGTAATATGACCAAAGTActagtaattttttataacataatttttttaccattttttaataaaataatgaagataaaaagtatacatacaaatattgcttaatatatatatatatatatgcatacgtatatttattcaatttATAGTATGAATTATTTTAGTAGTTCATATGAAAACGTTTTTCCTGAttttttcagaaaaaaattaaaaaaataaaactaaacaAGTGTAAATTAAGCAGAACAAGAAGCAAAGTAGGAAAAACTACGCAAACTAAGCAAAACTAAACAGCTAATTAAGCAAACTAGGCAAAACTAAACAGCTAATTAAGCAAACTAGGCAAAACTAAACAGCTAATTAAGCAAACTAGGCAAAACTAAACATCGCTAATTTAGCAAACTAAACAAAACTAAACATAGCTAAATGAGCAAAACTATATAAaactaaattaaattaaacatGAGAAAACAAAAGAGTTGCaaatgcaaataaaaaaaaaacgcaagaaaaatatgaacacgTCAGGTATttcaaaaaagtaattttttttaagtaaaaagcAAACAAACACACATCAATGCtgcgcatacatatatgcatacatacatatatatatatgtgcagcATAATTAAAGGAATGACTGCAATTAttaaaaaggggaaaaaatgtaagaaaaaatatgagaaaaaatatgagaaaaaatataagaaaaagtaaGGGCTTTCATgttaagcaaaaaaataaaa carries:
- a CDS encoding hypothetical protein (conserved Plasmodium protein) gives rise to the protein MVEINEIEFIEETEYFKFQHGACFCMLEEEKKQKREIHNIEKKICNAIFAISNVKKKGLYYFNKNLHIFSLSDFLYKIDNENEKINIKSLPFEENVLLIENNKEDYLSFIYTDKQNIYVFDYTTDEVKLYCKTDLLIKRLKHIDKFLFLVQSAEEKIYFLNDKMLYECQELDGPINNMDEKNGVFLFTHSDKETFILKDENKSCSYDLGPLNKEIDITYDSCSIICAKILEADKKKKKKKKKLFIVVLYKDSNDITSITYDIHIEDNEMRRINYSINDFFFEKFDKNNFIKCMYISEWKILVSLSSESCEAIIYTHNEHFGNNKNSNDLKILCIKEGYKINTRQSDTFFLSLFMYTKYVDKIYRKSKIGNVPFLKDPNVFFLLQDNQKIVVEYLDQFKLEDISDFTFNNNEKDTNECEMKEVSLLPNLSHDIVELHQPITTNVLNVFEVKEYPLCKVASVKKIESTQAKKQSIFTIFKSKNKAKGEENLSSDRDVDEEKHVKQENDKKSCAENYMHDNGNNYDNGAKISTIPVFTKGIHKSQNLLVKTKDTHDNSGLTNEMNKIHYEHRNGKDKEEKIGDTTSCSRVDPTKEWQEKYAKIKKMVYEDELVIINKIPDKYNKLMNGGMFMYEDFLLNENPYSIEKTKYVKMSSRKKEWHYDKGRAKIIFLHDADYVGGEHKLTKTKRKNENENGSANKYEIENKSKNKNKNKNEKVDFCNYFTCADFDFYKHKRLSDKQCEKIINKIERKQHFIFDIKKVFLNEGVKKGQGVRSCSKGGHAHEGKAVQRSGNVGSGTSSSGGSNGGSSGVRADKDDMCDAHSDANTRNDDMLYDADIKLYLCKEDMSKFYTDLNVYFSKRKLIKVNNELFDNLKNGGSVNSTLFQIILYNIFHHGGLKYCESFMYFILKNSSIQCFSNAFFLLEHYFNFLITPYVNINREVNNGVRKIVLRKNILRDAPILSGKPTTISSGTSYAKYNNPNNGKHNEDLDNLDSEYSTDSYCEDDIYKKIKNEKDENKKREYLSKIIPLYSEEMNNEQELTLFYILNRSVDFLNNQLCYSFSQKLIPIILDSNLNNIDNDLSLIKCYLLNAILNKDTVGQMTLAGSSIEGAN